The sequence CGAGTTCCAAGCTATTGCACGTGAGTTTCTTCACGGTGGGCAGATGTCAGCTCATCAGCCGCCGCCGGAGACCGGTGGTTCTGCCCCAACAGTGATAAAAAGAGAATGatgcttatattatatatatatatatatatatatatgttggttCAGTTTTGGACCTTATGAGATCTATAATTAGCCATATGCTCCTCTttgttatatgtatttataataCTTGGTCGAAGAATTCGCATTTTAATTTTTGGCTATGATATATGTGATACTCAATTGAAATTAAATGTTGGGCTCTAAATAAAGAAGAAACCAGAGAGCAAAAATAGAAGAGAATATGCCTATATCAACCAGGAGGATATGATTCAACTGAGTCCACAGAAGACTACTTCCTATACAAATCTGTTGGATTTTTATCTGAGCATTGAATTGATGCAGCTCTTGGAGGCTACGGTGGAAGACTTGGGACTTTGTTTTAAACGAACCAACCCAAACCCTTACAGTTTTTGTACTCTTAACCAAGACACATACATTTTTCCcgattagatattttaatatatcaccAGTTTCTGATCATTTTAGTCAGAACCGAAAGAGATCTTATAAAACCATACAAAGTTTGGAGAATCTAGTGTGTATGAGATGGATTAAATCCCTCCACAGCACCCATCAAATATGAAATTCAGCTCACTTAGTCGGCTCGGGTCAACGTTATTCGGCTTCGACCAGCTAGACACTCGCACTTGGCTGTGTGGTTTGACTTTCTCGGCAATAGGAGCTTGGTGCATGAACTTTGGTTAACAGCCGAGTTGCTTGGCTCGTAAAGCATATCTCAGTCCGTTAGGTCTAACTGATCTAGGGAAAATAGAAGAGAATGTTCATCTATAAAAAGATGACGAGAGCAACCAAGGGGAGATCTCAGACTTGAACAAACATAGAGTCTGCCAGCTAGAAATTAGAGTTTtactcttttactttttttggcCGACTTGTACTTTCCTGGCTAGGTCAGACGAGTTTTGTTGCCCTCTTTACTGAGTCCAACGAAACTCAGATTCAACATAATGCCCCCAATATCTACTTCTCACCGTCGTCCTCGGTTGGCTAGTTATAGTCTTTATCCTCCAAATCACGACCTGCTCTTTGCTATGTCACCATAAATCAAGGGACCATACATATCCTTCACACAATACTTAATACACCTTACAAAGCTTGGCTGAAAAGAAACATCATCATCTCACTCTTAGCTTTGCTCCAATTTTCTTGCAATCCTTTTTCTCTATTCCCAAGCAATCAATCGGTACTATTAATTCACTTACGAGGAACGCTTCTCTCGCCAGACTACCGTAGTGATGGGAGGGATTCGGCAGATAGATGTCTGGCTATATGTATATGGTTTCTTTCCCAGAGATGTGTTAAAAGCAATACAAAAAATGAGATATTTACCATTTTTTAAGGATGGTGTCTGATATTGCAAATGCCGTTTTTATTAATCAGTCTACACAAACAAAAATGTCCGATAAATTATCGTTTATATAACTCCCCCGCCCccacaaaaaataaatagaataacAACAGCGTTAatccaaaaaggaaaaaaaaaatgctctCTAGCTCGGTTCCCAATGGCGAACCCCTGGTTCCCTTCTGGTAGTGCTTCCGTCCTCAGTCCGCCGCTTACCACCACTGGTGACAGTCGCTCCTCCACCCCTCCCCTTCCCCCAGACCCCCCTGACCCGCTCAGCCCCTTCCCTACTCCTCTATTTCCTCCCTTATCCTCCTCCAAACCTTCTCGTTCTTCCCTACGAACTGCCTATCTCGAGTCTGTAGGAAAGACTTCTGGCTCTGAATCATCCTCTCCTACAGATTCTCTTACTGCCCAGGCACTTGTATCTGTGGCTCCCTCCACTGATTCTAGAATCACTGCTGCTGAATCTAGATCTGAAATTACTGTAGCTGCTACAGTTCCTGAAAACTTTACCATACTCCCACCCAAAGCTTCCTCACCCTCCTTAACCAATACAGCTTCTAGCTCGGTTCCTCTCCTCCTCCCAGCCCCTATTGTACCCCTTGTTCCTGACCTTAATCCCCATTTGCCTAACCCTAACCACGCCACCAACAAAGCTGCCTCAAATGCAATCCACTCCCTCACAAATAACCATATCCATCAAAAACCTTCTCTAGTAGAACGATTGAGACAAACCCAAGATAAATCTCTCTCAAGACTAGCTCCAGTCTCGCTCTCAGACTCAGGAAGGCCTCGAGTATTAATACCTGACAGTGTTTTCGCGAAAGGAGCAGAAATGCATAGAGATTTCATTATCTGCCATTTTAATGGTAGATCTCCGCCGTTCAAACAGATTCAGAGTGTTCTGAACCATATGTGGGGAAAAGGTAAAAGGGTTGAAATTCACAACAACCCCTTATCTCGATCCATGTTGGTTCGCATTCCCAGTGACTACCTTCGACaaaagatcttggaaaagaaTGTCTGGTATGTCGGAGACTCTATGTTTCATGCTTCTCAATGGAACTCTAGCTCAAATAACTCATCGCCAAGGGAAGCCATCCAAATTTGGGCTCACTTGACGGGCGTTCCATTGGACCTTCGTTATCAGGCTGGCCTGAGTTTAGTAGCAGGATTAATAGGAGAACCAAATGAGATAGATGAATTCACCTTAAATCTGGTCAGCTTGGAGCTCTCTCACGTGAAAGTAGAGGTGAAACTATCTGAACCTCTGCCTCGTGTTGTTGAGTTCGTAAGGCAGAGCGGTGAGGTGGTGGAAGTACAAGTGGACTACCCTTGGGTTCCTCTTACTTGTGCTCACTGTAATGAGTTAGGACATATCTCTCGTAATTGTCTCCTCTTGCCTGCTCTGCCGCTAGGAGCCGCCTTTCCAAGCTCAAAAGTACTAAAAAAGGCTGCTCCCAAAGCTGTCTCCAAAGACAAAGTTTATGTTCCTGTTGCTACTCCAGTGGTCCCTGCTGGAACTTTATCTTCTGCGCCCCTACCTTCACCCTCCTCCTCTGCTCCTCCCCTACCATGTCCGCCTCCTCCCCCTGTTGCTCCTGTCACTGCAGCCCCTCCCCTCCATCACCTCGATCCTTCCCCTTCAAGAAACCCTCCTCCTCTACCCTCTTCCCCTTTGATCTCTGATAGCTCTCCTCCCTTAACCTTCACCTCTCCTGATGGTTTTTTATTCCCTATCAGCCCTCCTGCAACCACAGAAAAACAATTGTTACAAAGATCAAAATCCATTTCTAGCCTTCACTCTTTTCCTTCATTCATGAGCCAACTTGCCTATTTTTCTTCCCTTCCACCTCTAACCTCAAACACTCTTCCTACCAAAGAAAATTTCCCCATAAAAAATACTTCACCCGACCCCCCTCCATACCCATATCCAACCCTTTTGATCACTTGGCTACTGAGAGTGCTCTTCATTCTGAAGAGCCTCAAAATCTTTAACTATGTATAGTAAGGTATTTTTTTGGAATGTCCGTGGTCTAAATGATCCGAATAAGCATCAGCCCTTTTGTGATTGGCTCTGTAGCCATCAGCCTATTTTTGGTTCTATTCTGGAAACTCATATCAAAGATCATAACCTCAGCTACTTAATGGGAAAGCTATGTAATGAATGGAACTTTACCTCCAACCACGCTTCAGATGAGGATGGCCGTATCGTTTTAATCTGGAAACCCACAGTGGGTGTCAGTGTGTTGCACCAATTAAGACAATCTTTAACATGTGAAGTGAAGATACCAGGCTCCTTGCCTTTCATCTACACTGCTATATATGCGTGCAACACAAGAAGTGAGCGTTCTGACTTATGGGTGGAGCTACTGAATCTGCATCAGACGCTAGACTTTCATGCTTCTCCTTGGATGATTGGTGGTGACTTCAATCAGATCATCCATCCAGCAGAACACTCGGCTCCTGCTGTGGATTTCCACACTCACCACATGATTGAACTAAGAGATTGCTTCACTCAACTTGAGGTCTTTGACCTGAGATACCAAGGACCTCTTTTTACTTGGAGCAATCATCAGCCTGAAAGCCCCATAGCAAAAAAACTTGATCGCTTCCTCATCTCAAGCCCTACCCTGAACCTTTTTTCCTAATTGTTCTGTCCAATTTCTCCCACCCATGTTCTCAGACCACTGCCCATGTCTTGTCGACTTAGCTTTTAAAACACCCTCCTCTGGTACCAAGCCTTTTAAATTCTACAACTACCTCACTAAACATCCCGACTTTCACCTTGTGGTACTTCGAGCGTGGACTGAGGCCGGAAGCCTAGTGACCAATCTCACGGACCTATGCTGGAAGCAGAAACAAATCAAAAGGGAGTTAAAAAGTTTAAATAGAGAGAACTTTTCACAAATCCAACAGAGAGTGTGTGAGGCTAACCGTTTGCTACAAGATGTGCATGTACAAGCTCTTCAGGCGCCATCCACCTTACTGTTTGAAATGGAGAAGGACCTGCTGCAAAAGTGGCAATTTTTAAGGACCATAGAGGAATGTTACTTCAAGCAAAGATCAAGAATCAACTGGCTGAAGGAGGGTGATCAAAATACGGCTTACTTTTATCGTGTTGTCCAAGTGAGAATGAACTACAACACTATCAGATCTTTCATCCTCACATCAGGTGTGGTGATCTCTGATCCCCTTCAGATGACTGCTCATGCGATCCAACACTTTCAGTCAATCCTCGGTCCCCTGCTACTACTGCCATCCCCACTCTATTCTCCTCCTACATGGTTCCAGTCTCTGTCGCCTTTTCAATGCCCATCATCCGTGTCTCAACAAATGCTTCTCCTTCCCTCGCATGAGGAGATAACCAGGGTTCTCCTAAGGCTAAACCCTAACAAGGCGCCTGGCCCCGACGGCTTTACTTCAGGTTTCTACAAAGCGGCATGGGACATTGTGGGATCGGAAGTCATCACCTCTATCTTGCAGTTCTTTACGTCCTCATATCTACCTACAGCAGCCAACTCAACAATTCTCTCTCTTGTTCCTAAGCGTCCTGGAGCCTCCCTTATCACTGATTACAGGCCTATCTCTTGTCTAAACATGATCTATAAAACTATCTCCAGACTACTCGTGAAGCGTCTCAAGCCATTGTTGTCCGATTACATTGTTCCTAATCAAACTGCTTTCGTCAAAGGGAGATTGCTGGTTGAGAACACGGTCCTAGCTTCTGAGCTGATAAATGGATACCACAAAAACTCAGGCCAGAAGCGTATAACCATTAAGGTTGATATAGCAAAAGCTTTTGACACCTTATCCTGGGAGTTTCTCATCAGCTGTTTAAAGGGGATGGGGTTACCTGAGCAGTTCATTGATTGGCTGAAAGAATGCGTTTGTACTACAAGCTTCACACTAGGCTACAATGGTGAAACTCATGGTTTCTTTAAGGGTAGGAGGGGCCTTAGACAAGGTGACCCTCTCTCCCCTTATCTGTTCGTCATTGCGTTAAACAGCCTCTCGCTTATGCTGAACAATGCCGCTCGTGACCTGAAATTCAACTACCACCTCCGTTGTGAATCAGCCAGATTGATTCATCTATGTTTCGCTGATGACTTACTCATATTCATGGATGGCTCGATCCAATCCCTTCAGGCGGTTCTGCAAGTGCTAAAGGAGTTTGAGCTTCGCTCAGGCCTGGCTGTGAGTCTACAGaaatcttctttcttcttgtcTGGCCTCTCTGATGAAGAACGTGACCTCATCCAGTTCTCCACGGGCATGCCACAAGGAATGCTCCTGGTCCGCTATCTTGGAGTACCTCTCTGCACCAAAAAACTCTCATTACTCAACTGTGAAGTTCTAATACAGCAAGTGAAGGGGAAATTCAACTCATGGAGTGCTAGAGCATTATCTTTTTCTGGTCGCCTTCTCCTCATAAAGACAGTTATTGCGGGCATTACTAATTTCTGGTGTTCCTCTTTTGTTCTCCCAAAGGCTTGCATCAAACGCATAAATTCTTTATGTGGAGTATTCCTATGGAGAGGTAACATTGAAGAACATCATACAGCGAGGGTGAGTTGGGAAATTGTGATGCGACCGAAGGAAGAAGGCGGACTTGGAGTGAGGGATCTTGTGCAGTGGAATAAAGCTTGTATGATGAAGTTAATCTGGCTCTTCTTTTTCCAAGCAGGTTCGATTTGGGTAGCTTGGTTTCGAGAGACAGTGCTCAGTGGTGACCTCAGCTCCTTCTGGACGGTCCAACCTAGTGTGTGAAACTCATGGTTAGTCAACAAACTACTCAAAATGAGAGGGGAGATTTATGATTGGATCAAGTTAAAGGTTGGGAATGGTATCACAACAAGATTTTGGACAGACAATTGGTCACCTTTCGGTTCTCTCCGAAGGTTCCTTGCAAATGATTCTAATTTCTCGCTTGGGGTTCAAGATGAAGCAACAATATCTTCTCTCTTCAGGAATGATCATTGGCTTCTTCCACAACCTCGTTCTGAGAAGCAACTACAGCTGCATGCTTTCCTCACAACCCTGGAATTAACAACAGAGGAAGACTGCTATGAATGGGAGATAGGAGGGAAAATCTCATCAGTTTACTCAACTGGAGATGTTTACAGATGCTTGATGGGGAATAGAGCTCCTGTACCTTGGGAACAAACTGTCTGGATCGCTGGAGGCATTCCAAAGCACTCATTCCTCTCTTGGTTATTCATCTTAAATCGCTGCCCTACCCGAGATAGATTACTGCGTTGGGGACTGCAAACGCCAGCAACTTGCGTACTCTGCAACTCTACTGCGGAATCAAGagatcatctcttctttgcatGCCCACTATCATGGAACCTGTGGTCTGCTTTGGCTCCTCGCTGTGGTTTGAATCCTGCTCAACAATGGACTGATGTTTTAGCCCGATTACGACCACTCAATAGTCGCAATTGGAAGGGAAGGCTTACCTTACTCACTTGGCAGTGTTGCTTGTACAGGATTTGGCAGGAAAGGAATAGCAGACTCCACCGGAACATCTTTCGCTCTCACGATGCACTATTGCGGTTGATTGATCGTCAGATCAGAGACCGTTTACTCAGCTACAGAGACACTAGTCCCC is a genomic window of Brassica napus cultivar Da-Ae chromosome A2, Da-Ae, whole genome shotgun sequence containing:
- the LOC125584283 gene encoding uncharacterized protein LOC125584283, producing the protein MRGEIYDWIKLKVGNGITTRFWTDNWSPFGSLRRFLANDSNFSLGVQDEATISSLFRNDHWLLPQPRSEKQLQLHAFLTTLELTTEEDCYEWEIGGKISSVYSTGDVYRCLMGNRAPVPWEQTVWIAGGIPKHSFLSWLFILNRCPTRDRLLRWGLQTPATCVLCNSTAESRDHLFFACPLSWNLWSALAPRCGLNPAQQWTDVLARLRPLNSRNWKGRLTLLTWQCCLYRIWQERNSRLHRNIFRSHDALLRLIDRQIRDRLLSYRDTSPRLSSRMMQQWLA